The proteins below are encoded in one region of Hordeum vulgare subsp. vulgare chromosome 3H, MorexV3_pseudomolecules_assembly, whole genome shotgun sequence:
- the LOC123439566 gene encoding uncharacterized protein LOC123439566 — MAGKDVVPTATTQRKSVARRLWRVVRAVLYMLRRGVLPSGSKLAMDLGLLLRRGKKAGKVLGGLSSARSSSFSCRALDPALAVHEPSRSRREVEFSCSNTPFSAAAKGRHHRNDNDDDPGYYYSYDAADIAKVFEMLNEGGHPFDDDAVVMAAATATPSPAPWYSSASGSGARPNPGTRQLRIADSPFSAPGNETPGEQQVDRKADEFIRRFYEQLRAQKSVAATPENDGYAAGSYTGRSPRPVVAAGIV, encoded by the coding sequence ATGGCTGGTAAGGACGTCGTGCCGACGGCGACCACCCAACGGAAGAGCGTGGCAAGGCGGCTGTGGCGCGTGGTGCGCGCCGTGCTCTACATGCTCCGGCGTGGCGTGCTTCCGTCCGGGAGCAAGCTGGCCATggacctcggcctcctcctccgccgcggcaAGAAAGCCGGCAAGGTCCTCGGCGGCCTTTCTTCGGCGAGGTCGTCGTCCTTCTCGTGCCGTGCGCTTGACCCGGCCCTCGCGGTGCACGAGCCCTCGCGCAGCCGCCGCGAGGTCGAGTTCAGCTGCAGCAACACCCCTTTCTCCGCCGCCGCCAAGGGCCGGCACCAccgcaacgacaacgacgacgaccccGGGTACTACTACAGCTACGACGCGGCCGACATCGCGAAGGTGTTCGAGATGCTCAACGAGGGCGGCCACCCCTTCGACGACGACGCGGTCGTGATGGCGGCGGCCACGGCCACGCCGTCGCCCGCGCCGTGGTATTCATCTGCCTCCGGGTCCGGGGCCAGGCCCAACCCGGGGACGAGGCAGCTCCGCATCGCCGACTCCCCGTTCTCGGCGCCGGGCAACGAAACGCCGGGCGAGCAGCAGGTGGACAGGAAAGCCGACGAGTTCATCAGGAGGTTCTACGAGCAGCTGCGCGCCCAGAAGAGCGTCGCCGCCACGCCGGAGAACGACGGTTACGCTGCCGGCTCGTACACTGGGCGTTCCCCACGTCCGGTCGTCGCCGCTGGCATCGTTTAG